From the genome of Cryptococcus neoformans var. neoformans B-3501A chromosome 1, whole genome shotgun sequence, one region includes:
- a CDS encoding hypothetical protein (Match to ESTs gb|CF188620.1|CF188620, gb|CF188619.1|CF188619; Similar to gi|34147944|gb|AAQ62550.1| G-protein alpha subunit Cga2 [Cryptococcus neoformans var. grubii], FASTA scores: opt: 2242, E(): 8.3e-146, (97.727% identity (99.148% similar) in 352 aa overlap (1-352:1-352)); HMMPfam hit to G-alpha, G-protein alpha subunit, score: 670.1, E(): 1.4e-198), whose product MGCTQSTEDAAAKARSAEIDEQLKRDRANLRNEIKMLLLGAGESGKSTVLKQMRLIYNKPYDAEERDSYREIVYSNTVQSMRVLLEGVQFMDIPIDTSNQSRWELIMAAPPQIEGDVFPPKLTDAVAGLWKDYGVQQAFFRRNELQLNDSAPYYFDAIARIAQPNYMPTDQDILRARVKTIGITETHFKIGELTYKLFDVGGQRSERRKWLNIFDSVTALVFLIAISEYDQKLYEDETVNRMQEAMTLFESVANSRWFTKTSIILFLNKIDIFREKLLVSPLSNTFPDFRGGNDYDMACSFLLEKFVGLNNNPSKSIYAHYTDATDTKALKFVISAINDVIIQVNLRDCGLL is encoded by the exons ATGGGCTGCACTCAATCTACCGAAGACGCTGCGGCCAAAGCGA GGAGTGCCGAAATCGACGAGCAGCTGAAGAGAGACCGTGCTAATTTGAGAAATGAGATCAAGATGCTTTTGCTGGGCGCGGGTGAATCAGGAAAGTCAACAGTGCTCAAACAGATGCGTCTGATATATAACAA ACCGTATGATGCGGAAGAAAGGGACAGCTATCGTGAGATTGTCTACTCTAACACTGTCCAATCCATGCGAGTTCTTTTGGAAGGTGTGCAGTTTATGGACATCCCCATTGACACCTCAAACCAATCTCGATGGGAACTTATCATGGCTGCACCACCCCAAATAGAAGGAGATGTCTTCCCTCCCAAGTTGACGGACGCGGTAGCTGGATTATGGAAAGACTACGGCGTGCAGCAAGCGTTTTTTAGAAGGAATGAATTGCAGCTGAACGATTCTGCACCATA CTACTTTGATGCTATTGCCAGGATCGCCCAACCAAACTACATGCCTACAGATCAGGACATATTAAGAGCCAGAGTCAAGACCATCGGAATCAC CGAGACCCACTTCAAGATCGGAGAGCTAACGTATAAACTCTTCGATGTTGGTGGTCAACGGTCGGAACGACGAAAATGGCTGAATATCTTCGACTCTGTCACCGCGCTCGTTTTCTTGATCGCTATCAGCGAAT ATGATCAAAAGCTATATGAAGACGAGACTGTCAATCGTATGCAAGAAGCCATGACACTCTTTGAATCCGTCGCCAACTCTCGATGGTTCACCAAGACTTCAAttatcctcttccttaATAAGATTGACATATTTCGTGAAAAGCTGCTTGTATCACCTTTATCAAATACTTTCCCCGACTTCAGAGGAGGTAATGACTACGATATGGCTTGCTCCTTCTTGCTTGAGAAGTTTGTGGGATTGAATAATAACCCTTCAAAGAGCATCTATGCTCATTACACAGATGCCACGGATACCAAGGCTCTGAAGTTCGTCATATCTGCTATCAA CGACGTAATCATCCAGGTCAACCTTCGAGACTGTGGTCTCCTCTAA
- a CDS encoding hypothetical protein (Match to ESTs gb|CF194933.1|CF194933, gb|CF194800.1|CF194800; Similar to gi|46097553|gb|EAK82786.1| hypothetical protein UM01905.1 [Ustilago maydis 521], FASTA scores: opt: 512, E(): 1.7e-27, (40.244% identity (65.041% similar) in 246 aa overlap (1-237:1-240)); HMMPfam hit to Peptidase_C12, Ubiquitin carboxyl-terminal hydrolase, family 1, score: 141.8, E(): 1.5e-39) — MSEAPSKWVPLEASPDVFNAWSEPLGLPQSLAFQDLFSLDPSFLSFIPAPHRAVLLLFPSKGKLQEERSKEDRDDGKQFKGEGIWWIKQTIPNACGSIGLLHSLLNLPERGPDALSPDSKLAQFKAESLPLTGLERAKLLDETTFFTEAHTSAASTGQSVVPTDLDVDEHFIAFVEGVDEKGEKRIVELDGGRNGPLDRGASNNFLEDVAKVVQEKYFERAEGDVNFNMIVLAGKSDD; from the exons ATGTCTGAAGCACCTTCTAAATGGGTCCCTCTGGAGGCTTCTCCGGAT GTCTTTAACGCC TGGTCTGAACCTCTTGGTCTTCCTCAATCCCTCGCATTCCAAGACCTATTCTCACTTGacccttcttttttgtccTTCATCCCAGCCCCTCATCGAGCGGTGttactcctcttcccttcaaAAGGAAAACtacaagaagagagaagtaAGGAAGATCGAGACGATGGCAAGCAATTTAAGGGTGAAGGAATTTGGTGGATCAAACAAACT ATTCCTAATGCCTGTGGTTCTATCGGTCTCCTTCACTCTCTACTAAACTTACCTGAGCGAGGTCCAGACGCTTTGAGCCCCGACTCAAAACTTGCTCAGTTCAAGGCAGAGTCTTTGCCTTTAACAG GTCTCGAAAGGGCAAAGCTTCTGGATGAAACCACCTTTTTCACTGAGGCTCACACAAGTGCCGCTTCAACAGGGCAGTCTGTCGTTCCCACTGACCTTGATGTTGACGAGCACTTCATTGCTTTTGTTGAAGGTGTCGACGAGAAAGG GGAGAAACGTATTGTAGAACTTGATGGTGGCAGAAATGGGCCGCTTGACAGGGGAGCATCTAACAACTTTCTCGAG GATGTCGCCAAGGTAGTTCAAGAGAAGTATTTCGAGAGAGCAGAGGGAGATGTCAACTTCAACATGATTGTACTGGCGGGTAAATCTGATGACTGA
- a CDS encoding hypothetical protein (Match to ESTs gb|CF191657.1|CF191657, gb|CF191763.1|CF191763; Similar to gi|46485844|gb|AAS98469.1| unknown protein [Oryza sativa (japonica cultivar-group)], FASTA scores: opt: 548, E(): 1.4e-25, (31.800% identity (55.400% similar) in 500 aa overlap (7-505:26-406))), with protein MAPAYPANPLLLEEPLIRTSYELLRRSHRSAQRQVEKDFNAINSGLQAILKSMEKGSITDEGRMEIVKKVDQVTERANGLKRKLDDLQPSASRPNTLRARLDYLEQNFPGSTTPSKKTKPKGESNRAAASKADKADAASNDMQIDEEDATPLPSNEADKSEPTPDSSTLDRYIVDYLIRKGRLNSATALATSQGIEELVDIKLFAELAKIENALVEKHSCTEGLAWCGENRGTLKKTKNNLEFTLRLQEFIELCRKRDITTAIAYARKYLSGWASAHMSEFQKGMSLLAFGEKTGVAPYRKLYDQSRWEAVRDQFRETFLDLYAQPSQSLLALALSAGLASLRLPSCVQNVRPNKSTGGDNTSVNPVVPLLPAVPPLHNLETTLFSPASSTHLTAPLGGIPSSPTTDLHAHPEAVTGNIDCPTCDENMRVLASEVPMSHHVNSTIVCRISGQVMDSENEPLAFPNGYVYSSKALAEMAKNNFDVVTCPRTRESCAFGRLRKVYIS; from the exons ATGGCCCCAGCATACCCTGCTaatccacttcttcttgagGAACCTCTGATACGG ACATCGTATGAGCTCCTCAGACGAAGCCATAGATCTGCCCAAAGGCAAGTAGAGAAGGATTTTAATGCCATCAAT AGCGGTCTTCAAGCGATCCTCAAATCTATGGAAAAAGGATCCATCACCGAtgagggaagaatggagatTGTGAAGAAAGTTGATCAGGTAACAGAGAGAGCGAATGGATTGAAACGAAAG CTAGACGACCTACAGCCATCAGCTTCTCGTCCCAATACCCTTAGGGCAAGACTGGACTATCTGGAACAGAATTTTCCAGGATCTACAACCCCTTCCAAAAAGACAAAGCCCAAAGGAGAAAGTAACAGGGCTGCAGCTTCCAAAGCTGATAAAGCAGATGCGGCCAGTAATGACATGCAAatcgatgaggaagatgctaCTCCACTGCCCTCTAACGA AGCGGACAAGTCTGAACCCACGCCTGATTCGAGTACTCTGGACAGGTACATTGTTGATTATTTGATTAGAAAAGGACGATTGAATAGCGCAACCGCTTTAGCCACCAGTCAAGGTATCGAG GAGCTGGTGGACATCAAACTTTTTGCAGAACTAGCCAAGATCGAGAACGCCCTTGTTGAAAAACACTCATGTACCGAAGGTTTGGCATGGTGTGGTGAGAATCGAGGCACTCTAAAAAAGACGAAG AACAATCTCGAGTTCACGCTCCGTCTTCAAGAGTTTATAGAGCTTTGTAGAAAGCGTGATATCACTACAGCTATCGCATATGCTCGGAAGTACTTGTCGGGATGGGCATCCGCTCACATGTCGGAGTTCCAAAAAGGAATGAGTCTGCTGGCTTTTGGTGAAAAAACTGGAGTGGCTCCTTATCGG AAATTATACGACCAATCTCGCTGGGAAGCTGTGCGGGATCAATTCCGGGAGACATTTCTCGACTTATATGCGCaaccttctcaatctcttttAGCTCTTGCGTTATCCGCAGGGCTTGCTTCTCTTCGTCTACCGTCATGTGTACAAAACGTCCGCCCCAATAAGAGTACAGGTGGCGACAACACGTCGGTAAATCCAGttgtccctcttcttcctgctgTCCCACCGTTGCACAATCTTGAAACCACTCTTTTTTCGCCGGCTTCGTCCACTCACCTGACAGCACCTCTTGGCGGGATTCCTTCATCGCCAACAACGGACTTACATGCTCATCCTGAAGCCGTTACTGGAAATATTGACTGTCCTACATGCGATGAGAACATGAGGGTTCTGGCATCTGAGGTTCCAATGAGCCATCATGTGAATTCCACGATCGTCTGTAGAATCAGTGGCCAAGTCATGGACAGCGAGAACGAGCCTTTGGCTTTCCCCAATGGCTACGTGTATTCTTCAAAG GCACTAGCCGAAATGGCCAAGAACAATTTTGATGTCGTTACATGCCCTAGAACAAGGGAGAGTTGCGCTTTTGGAAGGCTCAGGAAGGTTTATATCTCGTAA
- a CDS encoding hypothetical protein (Similar to gi|41053315|ref|NP_956331.1| vacuolar protein sorting 29; vacuolar protein sorting 29 (S. pombe) [Danio rerio], FASTA scores: opt: 771, E(): 1e-46, (59.890% identity (86.264% similar) in 182 aa overlap (2-183:1-181))) translates to MVLVLVIGDLHIPNLVHDLPAKFKKLLVPGKIGQIICTGNVCDKETYDYLRTTAPEVHVVRGEFDENPHFPLSLIIQHQSLRIGVVHGQQVVPAGDPDMLAALARQMDVDVLISGGTHRFESFEFEGRFFVNPGSATGAWSSLWNGEVTPSFALMDIQGPVIVTYVYQLVDGEVKVDKVEYRKPDPTSEIQSQSTRSEVAARW, encoded by the exons ATGGTCCTGGTTCTCGTCATTGGAGATCTTCATATTCCCAACCTCGTCCACGATCTTCCTGCAAAGTTTAAGAAGTTACTG GTCCCTGGAAAGATCGGTCAAATCATATGTACAGGAAATGTCTGCGATAAGGAGACCTATGACTATTTACGGACGACCGCCCCTGAAGTACACGTAGTGCGAGGAGAATTCGACGAG AACCCTCATTTCCCCCTATCTCTTATAATTCAGCATCAATCACTTCGCATAGGCGTAGTGCATGGACAACAGGTTGTGCCTGCTGGAGACCCCGATATGCTTGCTGCTTTGGCAAGGCAGATGGATGTTGACGTTTTGATCAGCGGAGGGACACACCG GTTTGAGTCATTCGAATTCGAAGGTCGTTTCTTCGTTAACCCTGGGTCGGCAACTGGGGCCTGGAGTAGTCTCTGGAATGG CGAGGTTACACCATCATTCGCCTTGATGGACATTCAAGGGCCCGTCATCGTCACTTATGTATATCAACTTGTAGACGGAGAG GTCAAGGTTGACAAAGTCGAATATCGAAAACCTGACCCTACATCAGAGATTCAATCTCAATCAACGCGATCAGAGGTTGCTGCAAGGTGGTAG
- a CDS encoding hypothetical protein (Match to ESTs gb|CF194793.1|CF194793, gb|CF184714.1|CF184714, gb|CF184621.1|CF184621; Similar to gi|46099747|gb|EAK84980.1| hypothetical protein UM04055.1 [Ustilago maydis 521], FASTA scores: opt: 741, E(): 1.1e-30, (30.675% identity (57.515% similar) in 652 aa overlap (3-605:9-617))) → MAYQAHQAYQQAPYYPPPPVQPTTDVFRRQYADRLRALTFNSRPIIQDLSMLAMAARDRNDWNGMQAVVEEIELAVLRALPQQKLPLLYLLDSISKNVGPPYTTRLLQAIVPRLYIKTYREVDGVTKTKMEEMIGLWRTGGPGGSELYGSHVREQVERELFGSAGIQNFKVPNRQQVQVLLNAALDNKRREVAMRPGDVVLGRQMNALLGIGELLSTTNVQPQELSMIVEQLKSMAPPSVAPTPTQVSVTPSWGPSPSVNDLAPSNLPPFPPKLPAVNGNGYTNVALPPFPSNIPTPLGTISTPPVTSSQTPIPGNQRSLTPVMAPASLAPVSSIVPSVPSIPVDVARILQTLNKSGIGSQPQTPDVDRGTPGPNMVPAIEAYEDMILRLDIKLKSIDLNAPHKLSFAHLSHRCQQCGMRFPSANAAFDAHMDWHFRRNKKERESGGRGAHRRWLPRVEQWINDATTLPSTAASSSQTEKATVSAERLAQLRQKWVKVPQDSKKAASVCPVCKEAFRAEWSDSEEEWIWKNALAINGVFYHATCRAEQTSALKRLKAADPNRRTSSSASPRTTPSNEGLKPEAQKRKVEGMDIEHEEGSKRVKVEEIVGDI, encoded by the exons ATGGCCTATCAAGCCCATCAAGCCTATCAACAGGCCCCATATTACCCTCCGCCTCCTGTCCAGCCTACAACTGATGTATTTCGGAGGCAGTATGCAGATAGATTGAGGGCCCTCACATTCAACTCGAGGCCTATTATTCAAGATCTGTCGATGTTAGCGATGGCGGCACGAGATCGCAATGATTGGAACGGAATGCAGGCTGTTGTGGAGGAAATAGAGTTGGCTGTCTTGAGA GCTCTTCCCCAACAGAAGCTTCCTTTGCTTTATCTGCTTGATTCCATCTCCAAGAATGTTGGACCCCCTTATACAACCCGTCTGCTTCAGGCAATCGTACCTCGGCTATATATAAAGACGTATCGTGAGGTCGATGGCGTGACGAAGACAAAAATGGAAGAAATGATTGGTCTCTGGCGCACTGGAGGGCCTGGCGGTTCCGAGTTGTACGGCTCTCATGTCAGAGAACAGGTGGAAAGGGAATTATTTGGGTCAGCAGGCATTCAAAACTTCAAAGTTCCCAATCGACAGCAAGTCCAAGTGCTTCTTAATGCAGCTTTGGACAATAAACGACGTGAGGTGGCGATGAGACCTGGTGATGTGGTTCTTGGTCGGCAGATGAATGCATTGTTGGGTATCGGGGAGCTGCTTAGCACGACGAACGTACAACCTCAGGAGCTGAGTATGATAGTAGAGCAGCTGAAGTCGATGGCGCCTCCATCGGTGGCTCCTACTCCGACTCAAGTATCTGTCACACCTTCTTGGGGACCCTCCCCCTCCGTGAATGACTTGGCCCCCTCAAATCTCCcgccctttcctccaaaaCTTCCTGCTGTTAATGGCAATGGATACACTAACGTTGCCTTACCACCGTTCCCCTCAAATATACCAACACCACTCGGAACTATTTCCACACCCCCAGTGACAAGTTCCCAAACTCCTATTCCTGGCAACCAACGCTCGTTAACTCCCGTCATGGCACCTGCGTCCCTTGCTCCTGTGTCCTCTATTGTACCATCTGTACCAAGTATTCCTGTTGATGTCGCTAGAATTCTTCAGACTTTAAACAAATCAGGAATCGGTAGCCAACCGCAGACCCCCGATGTTGACAGAGGGACGCCAGGACCAAATATGGTTCCAGCAATCGAGGCTTATGAGGATATGATTTTACGATTGGATATAAAACTAAAATCAATTGATCTCAATGC CCCCCATAAATTGTCTTTCGCTCATCTTTCTCACCGTTGTCAGCAATGTGGTATGAGATTTCCTTCAGCCAATGCCGCATTTGATGCCCACATGGATTGGCATTTCAGAAGAAATAAGAAAGAGCGCGAGTCggggggaagaggtgcCCATCGAAGGTGGCTTCCGCGGGTTGAG CAATGGATCAATGATGCTACCACTCTTCCATCTACCGCGGCGTCATCCAGTCAGACTGAAAAGGCTACTGTCTCAGCAGAGCGGTTAGCGCAACTGCGACAAAAATGGGTGAAGGTGCCTCAAGATTCCAAAAAGGCTGCGTCGGTGTGCCCAGTGTGCAAAGAAGCTTTTAGAGCAGAATGGTCTGatagtgaagaagaatggataTGGAAAAACGCATTAGCCATCAATGGCGTC TTTTATCACGCAACTTGTCGAGCGGAGCAAACATCTGCTTTGAAACGCCTCAAAGCTGCTGATCCCAATAGACGCACATCTTCCAGTGCTAGTCCTAGGACAACACCGTCCAATGAAGGCCTGAAGCCAGAAGcgcaaaagagaaaggttGAAGGGATGGATATAGAACATGAAGAGGGCTCCAAAAGAGTTAAAGTGGAGGAAATTGTGGGTGACATATAA
- a CDS encoding hypothetical protein (Similar to gi|30424884|ref|NP_780454.1| RIKEN cDNA 2410129H14 [Mus musculus], FASTA scores: opt: 210, E(): 3.6e-09, (54.688% identity (79.688% similar) in 64 aa overlap (8-71:13-76))) — MSSTQDEAILRNARETIDSLYDLSQLLQTGLDKSTLSICVGMIEQGANPDTLAAVIKELRSENEALNSQSNA; from the exons ATGTCATCTACCCAGGATGAGGCTATATTGCGGAATGCCAGGGAAACCATAGACT CTTTATATGATCTTTCCCAGTTGCTTCAAACCG GATTGGATAAGAGCACTCTCTCAATCTGCGTGGGTATGATAGAACAAGGCGCCAACCCCGATACCTTGGCT GCTGTCATCAAAGAATTGCGCTCAGAGAATGAAGCTCTAAACTCCCAAAGTAATGCTTAG